The sequence below is a genomic window from Lepus europaeus isolate LE1 chromosome 9, mLepTim1.pri, whole genome shotgun sequence.
TGACGAGTGCAGCACTTTGAATTTCTACCTCCATGCCCACTGCTGTCCTGTGAGTGAGGAACAGTGCAGACTGGCGAGTCTGGTGGGGTTCATCACCCAGCCGCATTCAGCGCAGCCGCAGTGTCGCTGTGTAAGGAGCACACGCTCTGCCAGTCTTCCGAGTGTGACGTCCGAAGTCTGCTTTTCTCTTCTCGCTTTGATGCGGCGGGTACACACAGGCACTGCAAAACAGCTCAAAGACCACCCCACGGAGCtgttctgggcatctggggagtgatctagcagacagaagaccggcatctctctctctgcctcctcccttccttttcaaatacatcaatagAACTTCAGTGCTGATCAAGCACAGCCCCTGTCAGCCTGGGCAAGGAGCTCAGGGCCCTTCTCTACACGGGGCACAGACAACGCCGCATACGGGAAGCCAGGCGTCTGCCATCTTCGGCCTGGAGCTTGTCACACAGAGACAGCATGGAGAGGACCACGTCACTGCTTTATTGGGAGGGGAATACACTCTGTCACGATGCAAGGCCCCGAGCCCAGCAAGATCTCCAGCTCGAGATGCAGCTGGTTGGCCGTGACTCTGTACTGGCCCTTGATGATGCCCCGGGAAGCGCAGGTGTGGCACCTCCAGTAGGCCTGGATGATACGGACGGCGTTGAGCACCTGACAGTAGCGCCGGCGGATGCGCCACATGCGGGCCCAGGACTGAAGCCTCACGGCCGCCCACTCCTCCCGGGTGAAGTTCTCCAGCGCCACTCGCCGCCTCTTCTCCAGGGCCCTGTTCAGGATCAGGCGCCACCAGCACTGGATGACCCAGGCCCGGAGGGCCGCATGCAGCAGCACCCGCCGTACCAGGGTGCCCCGCCACCAGGCCTGGATCGCCAGAACTGCCGTCTTTTCATCAAAgatcttcttctctttctttggcACCTTGCAAGAGAAAAGAGGGGACATTCACAGAGAGCTGCAGGATGTGCCGGGAAAGACCCTGATACCATCGTTAATGACAATGGACCCTCCCCCTGAAATGCAGGAGCACTGGCTGGAGCCAGCCACACCCTCTGGTTAACACATCCCCTGGCTCTTGGAGTCTCAGTGTCCCCATCTGTAAtatggggctgcacctgccctaGTTACTCGCCTTCCCCAGTGATCAGCTTTGCCAATTGAAGCAACAGTGCGGTCTGTGGGTCAAGGGGTTACCACGTTCTGCCAGGGCCCTCCCTTcaaagcccccacctgctgcagaGGGGGCACCTTTTCTCGGCTGCCCTCTCGCCCCTGACCACAGCTCACACCCACAACCTGCTCCCCGCCTCTGCCACCTCACTGTATTCAAAGTGTCCCCCACCCCACAAAGTGGACCTCTCCCATCTTCCCCTTCTTCACTCTCCTTTCAACCTTAGTTCCTAAGCAAACACAGgtgcacgctcacacacacacaattctaaACCCAGCCTCCCTCGTCTTTCACTCCGCTCCCCCGCACGCAGCCCTCACGCCCGCCCCAGGTGTGATCTGTGCGGCggaggtatgggggggggggggtcatacTTCTTTGACTTTACTGTCAGCATTTTCCACTTTGTCTGTTTCAGCCAGAGGTTTAGTCTGAAGGGAAAACGGAGGAGGAGGACAGTAATGAGTTCATCCTGTTCTTAGCTGAGGACCACGCGAGACAGGACCCCCGAGCACCAGGCGACAAGGCTCAGGCCGCCCGGCCAGGGCTCCTCCTACCTTCTCCTTGTTTGAGGCAGGTGGTGCCGAGGACACACCGCTGGGCTCCGCGCTCTGCTGAGGCTCATCCGCTGGTGTAGACTGAGTCTCCGCCTGCAAGCGTCAGTGAGGGGAAAGGCAGCGGTGGGGCCGCTGCGGCCCTGTCCCCTCTCCACTCGGAAGGCCACATGGCCCCCGGCACCAGGACGTCCCCTGTCAGGGGCTCCTTCCATCCTGAGACCTGTGGGGCCATCCCTAACAAGCCTGGTGTGCCTGGCTCTGGTACTCACCATTGGTCACGCAGGGATTGGGTGTAGATGGTTCAGATCCCCTCAGGCCTGTGTTTCTCCGGCCACGGCATGACAAGAGTGGAGGAGGGGGACCCGTGATGTCACAAGGGCAGCTATGACTCAGGCACCAGGATGGCTGCCAACAGTGAGCCCCTCAAAGGCAGGACTGAAGTGCTCCCTGCTGTTCACCGTCAGGAATGGGGAAGCCCTGGCGCCACAGCCAAGGGGCCAGGAACAGATGTCAGCCATCGGGAATAACAGTCAACAGAAAAAGCTTCAATACCCATCCACTGGGGGTTGATTTAATGCGCTATAGACCCATCTATACAGCAGAATACTGCATAGAGTGTAATAATGAATTTGATCTATATGACTGATGATGATGGATAACCAAAATGTATTTATAAGTGGAGAAAAAAACCTGATTATTATAGTCCTATTTATGCCGACAAACTtactgaaggggctggtgctgtggcatagcaggtaaagccaccacctgcagtgctagcatcccatatgggtactggttggagtcctggctgctccatttccaatccagctctctgctatgccctgggaaagcagtaaaagatggccccaagtcctagggtccctgcacctgtatgggagatgcagatcagcctggctccagctgttgcagccatttggggagtgaaccagcaatggaagacctctctctctctctctctctctctttctttctctccctctccctcccccccccccacctctgcctctctgtaactctgcctttcaaataaattacatcttttaaaaacaaaatacttacTGAAGCCTTAGTTCCTGCCACTGGTATGGAAACAGAATAGTAAAGACAAGGCCTGAGGGTGGAGGAAAGAACTAGTTCAATGGGCAGGTAGCAGACAAGCGATCTCAAGAACCCCTGCCCTGCTCAGTGCTGATgctctccctgggaggcagggataaTGCTGAAGTACCCGGGTCCCGGCCACCTACatgagacctggatcgagttcccagttcccagctttgacctgctCCAGCCCAAGCTACTCCaggcatttgaggcgtgaaccagaggAAGTGAACAATAGCTCACGCTCTCTCCCCCaacctccttctcttttctctcttctctccctgtctgtctctgcctttcaaatacgttaAATCAAAATCTTAACTAAGAAGAGAaagatgggctggcgctgtggcttaacaggctaatcctccgccttgcggcgccggcacaccgggttctagtcccggtcggggcgccagattctatcccggttgcccctcttccaggccagctctctgctatggcccgggaaggcagtggaggatggcccaagtgcttgggccctgcaccccatgggagaccaggagaagcacctggctcctggcttcggatcagcgcgatgtgccggccacagcggccattggagggtgaaccagcggcaaaaaggaagacctttctctctgtctctctctctctatccactctgcctgtcaaaaaaaagaagaagaagaagagaaagggtaAAGATTTGGAGAAAGGTCTGCCAGGCTCACCGTAATCAAAAGAGTGATGGGGTAGCTGTATTGCAATCAGGCCACTTCAACTCCAGGACAAGGCACACGATCAGGAATGAAGAGGGCATTACAGAGTGGTAAAGGGGCCAACTTTCCAAGAACACGTAACAATTCTAAATCTACATTCACCAAATCCCCGTGCATCAAAACGCAGGAGGCCAAAAGCTGACAACGGCAAGCAATTCAGAATCCGGCATCGCTGACAGGCACAAAGACTCCTGTCAGCGACTGACAGATCGCACCGGCAGAGCATCGCTAAGGCTGCACTGAGCTGAACGCCCCGCAGCTGAACCCGACCCACCCTCAGCGCCGACCGCCTCCGAGACAGAGACCACAGTCCTTCAGGCTCCCGTCAGCACCGCTGCTGAGAAAGCCCACGCTCGGCCGCAAGCAAACCTAACAAGCCTGAGGGACACACATGGGATGCGGTGTGCTTCAGACCGCGGAGGAATTAAACCAGACACCAGCGACCGGGGGATGGCCGGAAAATCTCCTCCACTTGTGAACTAAACAGCACAATTCCAAATAACTGAGTCAAAGAAGTCCCAGGAGAAGCTGGAAAACAACACAGAGCTTGTCAAAGTCTGTGAGATGCAGGGGAAGCAGCGATTAGAGGAAGTTTTATAGAATTAAATGCATGTGTTAGAAAAGATCTAAAATCGACAACTTGAGTTTCAACCTCAGGAAATGAGATATATGAGCAACTTGAGACTacagcaagcaggacagaataaATGGTAGATGAGATGGATAAAGTCACTGAAAGTACAAAGTACCAAAACTCACTGAggaagaagcagaacagctgaatAGTGCCATGTCTATTAAAGGAATTGACTTTGGTGTTAGAAAAATTctagccgtggctcaacaggctaatcctccgccttgcggcgccggcacaccgggttctagtcccggtcggggcaccgatcctgtcccggttgcccctcttccaggccagctctctgctgtggcccgggagtgcagtggaggatggcccaagtgtttgggctctgcaccccatgggagaccaggataagcacctggctcctgccatcggaacagcgcggtgcgccggctgcagcgcgctaccgcggcggccattagagggtgaaccaacggcaaaggaagacctttctctctgtctctctctctctctcactgtccactctgcctgtcaaaaaaaaaaaaaaattctagtaaaGAAACACCAggagctggtgttatggcacgGCAGGGTTAACCcaccacttcttttttctttttctttttaaagatttattctatttatatgaaaggcagattgagagagagaatcttccatccactggttcactcccctggaactccatcagggtctcccatatgggtacaggggcccaagcacttgggccatcctctgctgctttcccaggtgcattagcagggagcttgattggaagtagagcagctgggacttgaactggcacccaaatgggatgctggaatggcaggcagcagcttaacctgctgtgctacaccaGTCCCAAGCTGCCACTTctatgcctttcaattaaatcaataaatatttttttaaaataatataccaTGACCAATGGGGGTTAACCtagaatgcaaggatggttcaatattttaaaaatcaacataatCCATCATATAAATgggttaaaggaaaaaaaaaacaaataatca
It includes:
- the IQCF1 gene encoding IQ domain-containing protein F1 isoform X2, whose product is MAETQSTPADEPQQSAEPSGVSSAPPASNKEKTKPLAETDKVENADSKVKEVPKKEKKIFDEKTAVLAIQAWWRGTLVRRVLLHAALRAWVIQCWWRLILNRALEKRRRVALENFTREEWAAVRLQSWARMWRIRRRYCQVLNAVRIIQAYWRCHTCASRGIIKGQYRVTANQLHLELEILLGSGPCIVTECIPLPIKQ
- the IQCF1 gene encoding IQ domain-containing protein F1 isoform X1 — protein: MEQPGLQPVPIWDASTAGGGFTCYATAPAPSAETQSTPADEPQQSAEPSGVSSAPPASNKEKTKPLAETDKVENADSKVKEVPKKEKKIFDEKTAVLAIQAWWRGTLVRRVLLHAALRAWVIQCWWRLILNRALEKRRRVALENFTREEWAAVRLQSWARMWRIRRRYCQVLNAVRIIQAYWRCHTCASRGIIKGQYRVTANQLHLELEILLGSGPCIVTECIPLPIKQ